AGACGAAGcaaggcgaggacgcgcctgCATCGTGGCTaaagaggaaaaggaaaaagacTTGTCCACATCACTGAAAAGTAAATACACGCGGCTGCACAGAAGGAGATAGGCAGCTTAAACGCGAGGACGAGTAGCCGATTTCAGTCTCCTCAAAGGGGCACACTGAGGAAAGGTATCAGGTGAGCGCGTAGGTACGAAGACATACGCCATCAGTGCAAAGACAAGCCCGTGTGCGTGCCACGGGATACTAAGCTTGTACCGACCCGTACATCTAaatctatacatatacatgtatatatataaacatatatatacatatatatatatatatattttgcAGGAAGATTTATATAAGTATTAGTAATGTGGAGGTAGATACGGACGCAGGATCTGTTGTCCTCAGCTGGTATTTGAAGACCAGCGACCTCATGAATCCAGATtgcgacagagaagagagagaaagaccaATTGAACAAGCGACATGCGTGTATTGCTCGACTTCGAGAGGTGCTAGTTATGGGAAATCGTCGACCCGCTGGGAAGCCACTCTTTGAAGTTTTCTCACTGAAGAGCTCAGGAAAGGGATAAAAGAGGAACCGTTcgcgtctccgtcttctACAACCATTCACAGCGCCAACAGACACGAAGGCACCCGCACCGAGGCACAGAGACATACATGCACTGCAGACAGCACTCACGGCTCCCGCGGGGCGAACGCTGTCCCCTACTCTCGCATACCGCCTTCTCCGCATTCAAAAACATAACGGAGATCGAGGATgaggaaagaaaaacgcAGCAACGAGATGGAGAGAAGATTCGCTCGAGACAACCTCCGTGTGCGTGTACGGCTTTTCGCGAGGCTTCTTTTCGCCCAAATTTCTGCCggtcgcatgcatgtgcagcgagggcgtcgcgctAGGCGCCGTCCCACTCACTCGCTCattgtctctttttctttctctcgctggtatttgcctctctctctgcatcgcTTGCCATTCCGGTTCGCAGCTCTCCGCCTTCAGTCTTTGTCGATGCGTTTTCaactctcctctctctctttctgtaGGGAAACCCTTGGGAAAGTCTTTTGACTCTTGcggggctgcatgcgcccgtTCACCGGTCTCTCCAAGTTGCTGTCGTCGCTAAGAGCCCTTTTTCCTTTCTGAATCCGTTTTCACGAGGCGTGCGAGCTGCAATCTTCGTTTTGTTCTTGTGCGGCGGAAATTCGAGCTCTTTCAGGCGGGTAGCTTCTCCCtagacgcagaggagcgcTTGCCACTAGCTCGCATGCGCCAGCaccgtcttctctccttttGAGCGCCTTTTCCGTCCCTTCGAGAAGCCGCTTCGCTCATGAGGCTCGCGTTGCACCGCGGCGTCCAGAGTTTTTGCTTAAAGACGCAAACTTCGGGCATCCGCTGGGGAGTTGGGCCTTTGCAAGCCTGCCACGTGTCGTGCGCCTCCCTCCAACTCTTGTCTCTATAAACACCCCACGAATTCGCTCCACAGTCCCCTTCGCGGGCGGattgtgcggcggcgcattCGTCTTACTCGCTTTGGCGACTCCGCCGCACTTCCCGTTTCGCCCGTGTTCCAGCGATCTCcgtctcggcgcgccgccttaGAGACTCCAGTCTCTTCAAGGGCTCTCTCATCGTCTCCCTGCCgactcgccttcgtcgaCATAAACCGCCGGCCTCACTCTTCATCTTTCTGCACATCTCTTGTTCCTTTCTACCGCAAGTCTACGTATGCGTGTGCCTGGGTCTTCCCTTTCAGCCGCTTTCTGGGATAGACTGACTTCATTTCTCGCTGTTTGACTGaccctcttttctctcccttttcCGCGCTAGACGTCGCCACGAGGGAGGATGGCGAACGCGCACCCGCGGcttggcgcccgcggcgtcaaGGGGGAGACGATGTGCAAGACCGAGCGTTTTGAGAGAGACGACGATCGGCGtacggaggaggcgaagcgcgtggCTCCCAGCGACTCAGAAGACGACtgggaagacgaagagatcCTGGACGTCcctccgcgtgcgcatgcggcggacTTGCGCAAGCGGAAAGAAGACGTGCGCCGCCCGGCGGGACGCGTCCCCGCGAAGCAGGAAGAGCGCCGAGGGTTTCCGCAGGACGACGTAGAGATGGCGGAAGAGGCTGGCTTGTCGCGCCATGCGTCGTCTGAgccctcgtcgccggaggcctctccgccgcaggcgtgcgcAGACTTTGCCTGGCTTTCCGGATTCCAGCGAAGCCGCGATAACGCATTTCGCTGCAAAGCCGCGACGTTCGCGTGGGATGACGCCCCCGACAGCGACCCAgatgcggccgcggcgattCCTGCTTTCGAtcttccgccgcagctgaaAGTCTTGAGACTCTCTATCGACGGCGCCGTTCCCGGCGAGGCCACCAGTGAGCCCTTTGTGCCATATCGCGCATGTGCAGCAGAGAGCTTCAgctgcgctgctcgccgcagctTGCCGCACGCTCCCCGCCTGCAGTCTCTCGCTGCGAGGGACGCGATCCatgaggcgacggcgaggcggagggcagACGAGAGAGCCAAAGCCGGCGCCGTCGATTCCATCTGGAGCGGCGTTGTCTCTTGAGTGCAGGACAGCGCACCTGTCTTTCTCTCAATTTGCTTTCTGACCGTGGTGCCTTCCAGCCAAGTCAGCGAGCGCGTGGGCGGGGGTCGCGCGGGTTcgcggcgtgctgcgcgtcgtTTTCGAGGTGAACCCGCGTCATGTTCCCCTCGTGTTTTGGAGAACTCAAAATTCGCGTGAGGGcgacttctgcgtctgctgtctGTACCGTGCGTGCTTTTCTCAgcgcttctgcaggcgtACCTGGACGCCCTGCATCGCGTAGACGAGGCTCCTTCGGCGCGGacttcggcgtcgcccggcgAAGTCTCCTTtccgctgcccgccgccgcggctttgGCGTCGCAGAgtgcgaagaagaagctctCTCTGGAGACGCAGGAATGCACAGTCTCCTACCAGCCGCCGCTGGGGGACGAGGTCCACAtcggcagctcgccgcagcaTACGCAAATTCTCTCTTCGCATCGCTTTCTGGGCACGCTTCACTTCTCCCCTGCGCCCAAGAGCGCCGCACAAgacggcgcggagcggcacacgccgctggagagctccgcctgcgacgccgctcgcgcgcagggcgccgcgccatCTGTCAACGCCGAATTCGGCACAGAGGTCAGCTCCGGAGAGCGAGGGAAGACGGGAGCGCAGCGACGTGCGAGCGAGGCTGCCCcccggcggagaccgcgcaggatggacgcctgcgcggctgtggctgtctgcctcgcggAGCAGCCCATCTCTACATTCGCATGAGTAGATCGACACGTGGGGACGCGAACGAGTGTGCCTCGGCGGGGGGTGCGTAGTCCGTGGCGgagtgcgccgccgcatgcatgcatgcgtggcTATGGAGCTGCGTTTTTGTCGtcgagcgaaggcgcgcggctcactcctcgcggcgcgcgggtgTTGTTTTCGTTGTTTTCAGCGAGGCATCCCTCAGTGGCAAAAGGAGGCTTCCTTCGTGACCTGGCATCGCGTCAAGCCCTACGGCACGGCGGAGAGCCCGTGTACCGGGTCTCCGGGGTCGCAGGCGGGTTCACCTGCCCCGCGGTCCAAGCCGCACGCCTCGtccgcgaagagcgagccAGAAGAAatggaggacgaggaggaagtgaGCAGACacgaagaaaaacggaagaagaaggaggaacgCAAGGCAAAGAAGCACAGCTAAGCGCCCGCGAGAACGCGGAACAGACCGAAACGCACACAGGGACGCTTCTGGAGGGTAGCTTGCGCGCAAGCCGatgcacgcatatatatatatatatattcatgtatatatgcgtatgctTTTATGGGCATGTGTGTGAATTGTGCTCGAGGTGGCGTGGCCTTGCGGGGGAGTAAAGGCACTGGCCTGTGTGGACGCGACTTGCGATTCTGGCTCActgtatgcatgcgcatataaatatgtatattcGAACTAatttatacatacatatatatatttatttgtAAGTATCTGTCCGCGGGGGACGGTTTTTGTTGTGTACTCAAGCATTGCTACACTCCGGCGGTCCTCTGGCGCtgttcttcttcctttcgGTAGTCTTTTTTCGAAGAAAGACCTGTGTTTGTGAGCATGACTTGCATGCCATTGGAAGGTCCTCGGTGACGGGTTATGGGCAGCGGCCTGATGGTCGCGCACACGGAAGGGAGGACAAACGTGAGCTCGCAGAAAGCCAAAATTGACTCTGACAAAGaaagcgccgctgccgtgTGCGAAGCTCCTGATggcgcccgccagcaggCGACAAAGGAACGTCCTAAACTAGAGAGATTCCGCCTCAGACGCGAACGAACAGTAGAAGCAGTTTAGGTTTTCAGTGGGACGGAGGGAGAGCAGTTCCGGTCATGAACCTGCAAAGCGAGGCAACCGACTCAGAGGAAAGGCGGGTTTCTCCGCCAGGAGACCGCGTTCGATGCGCATTTTCCGCCACTCCAGGAAGTCATTTCGCTTGAGGCAGCGGAATTGCAGAGCTCCAGCGTCTGTTTGCCTCAGTGAGCTCACCCGTGGACCTTGTGTAAAGAGCACAAGAAATCATCTTTCAAAACATGGCTGCCCcccaggctgcgcgcgcactCAGCGCTGTGCTGAGTACGGACTACAGCTCACGGACGCCAAGTAAACGCGACGTGAAAACTGATACACATGCTTTAAAAACTAGGATTCTGCGTGGCTGGAAGGGCCTGCATGCGGATGACTGTCCCCCTTAGATATGTACGTGTGTCAAGCTCAGAGGGTCTTCTCTCGCCTGAATACTTCTGTCTGCATCTGGACTGTCGATTCGCATTTCCGACAGTGACAGCCGGCTCTAGGAGAACGGGGATTTCTCTCGCGACTTTAGTTTAACTTTGCACGGCAGTACCGCGGGATCCCACACAGAGAGAccttcctttctctctgctgaCAAGGAGGCCGAGGGAGCAGAGGCGTCGACGAAGGCGTAGAAGCGTCAAAGAAGCGGGAAAGAGAAAGTCACGAACCCGCGCATCCTCCCTATTGGTGAAGCGGCcgagcggaggaaggcgctggACGGGAATGTGAGTTAAATAGGCGTTCTGTTTCTTGCCTCAGTCCGCATGCGTTTCCCGCATGTGGTTTGGAGTGTCACCACAGCGCGCGTTTCTCATGCAGACAATGAAGACTCGTTCCGCCGGCTGAGGAGAGGCCTTTCTGAATTTGTGAAGAGGCACCGGTGTTGGCGAGCACCTTATTAGGAAGGGCTTTGTTTGGAGACTGACTGGTGTTCTCTTAGATTCTGCCAAGCCGGCAGCCCCGCCAAACTGGCTGATACGCGCAgcttcgctgctgcatgcaaGACCTACTTTTCCTGCAGAGTTTTGCCTTGTCTAAATTCTTCATTTTCTCATTGTCCCTgccttctttcttttctcacTACAATTGTCTGTGCTCTCGACGCCTCTTTGTGATTTCTCTTTCAGGTATATCCAGCAGAAGGGGCCCCGCTTGCCTTCTTTTCGTTGTAGCTGCGCAGCGCTGTGGGCATTTCACTCTATAGCGCGGG
Above is a window of Besnoitia besnoiti strain Bb-Ger1 chromosome Unknown contig00007, whole genome shotgun sequence DNA encoding:
- a CDS encoding uncharacterized protein (encoded by transcript BESB_075290) — encoded protein: MANAHPRLGARGVKGETMCKTERFERDDDRRTEEAKRVAPSDSEDDWEDEEILDVPPRAHAADLRKRKEDVRRPAGRVPAKQEERRGFPQDDVEMAEEAGLSRHASSEPSSPEASPPQACADFAWLSGFQRSRDNAFRCKAATFAWDDAPDSDPDAAAAIPAFDLPPQLKVLRLSIDGAVPGEATTLLQAYLDALHRVDEAPSARTSASPGEVSFPLPAAKKLSLETQECTVSYQPPLGDEVHIGSSPQHTQILSSHRFLGTLHFSPAPKSAAQDGAERHTPLESSACDAARAQGAAPSVNAEFGTERGIPQWQKEASFVTWHRVKPYGTAESPCTGSPGSQAGSPAPRSKPHASSAKSEPEEMEDEEEVSRHEEKRKKKEERKAKKHS